A part of Synergistaceae bacterium genomic DNA contains:
- a CDS encoding amidohydrolase family protein — protein MDILIRGGAFFSMTEKEEGPSPASIAIKNGRVAAILPADAQVEADFIFDAAGLWVVPGFVDLHMHDENFADPDTVQHCLIRQGVTTAVAGNCGSGPLFGKAAAARPHPWLHLSYLVGNCAGLREEVGRADRYSAATPEEIDKMRGLLREGLRQGARGLSLGLEYAPGASFEEISALAGVVAEFGDRIVTVHIRYDDDRCIDAVKEAIRLSRENKVRVEVSHLG, from the coding sequence ATGGATATTCTGATCAGAGGAGGCGCCTTCTTCAGCATGACGGAAAAGGAAGAAGGGCCTTCTCCGGCTTCAATCGCCATAAAAAACGGCAGAGTCGCGGCGATTCTGCCGGCCGACGCGCAGGTGGAAGCGGATTTCATCTTCGACGCGGCGGGGCTCTGGGTGGTTCCGGGGTTCGTGGACCTTCACATGCACGACGAAAATTTCGCGGACCCCGACACGGTTCAGCATTGCCTGATCCGGCAGGGCGTCACCACCGCTGTCGCCGGCAACTGCGGAAGCGGACCGCTGTTCGGAAAAGCCGCCGCCGCCCGCCCCCATCCCTGGCTGCATCTGTCGTACCTGGTGGGCAACTGCGCCGGGCTGCGGGAGGAGGTTGGACGCGCCGACAGGTACTCGGCGGCCACCCCCGAAGAAATTGACAAAATGCGCGGCCTTCTTCGCGAAGGGCTCCGGCAGGGCGCAAGGGGGCTTTCACTGGGGCTGGAGTACGCTCCCGGCGCTTCCTTCGAGGAAATCAGCGCTCTGGCGGGCGTCGTCGCGGAGTTTGGGGACCGGATCGTCACCGTTCACATCCGTTACGACGACGATCGGTGCATTGACGCCGTGAAGGAGGCCATTCGCCTCTCCAGGGAAAATAAAGTGAGGGTCGAGGTGTCGCATCTGGG
- a CDS encoding AbgT family transporter: MAEVAVKKKIKVPHTYVILFTFILLAAIGSYVLPPGVYDRAKDERTGRTLVNAESFHSVERTPVTPFQLFNAVPTGMVKAAEISFFIFICGGVFMMLQSTGAIDAGLSRAIVAVKGKENLMIPVVMLLFSIMGATMGMSEEVMVFVPIGVALARAVGYDDIVGMAMLQMGAAIGFSGGIANPFTVGVAQTIAELPLFSGWQFRIIGHILLYISAVAYTLHYAKKVRADPTKSYVYGLAKQEGDERSLDNIVFTTRHAIVLVIIVGFLGYMLYGVMKLDYYIMELATVFLAMGIIGGLVGGVAPSELARTFVRGCGDIAFGALAVGVSRAILVTLENGHIIDTIIHSLAALVASVPRGLSAIAMFLVQSVINFFIPSGSGQAATTMPIMTPLADLIGLTRQTAVMAFHYGDGFSNSIIPTSASMMGVLAMAKLPYEKWVKFVWPLMVIWTLIGCVMCYVAAVIELGPF; this comes from the coding sequence ATGGCGGAAGTTGCAGTAAAGAAGAAAATTAAAGTTCCGCATACCTACGTCATACTGTTTACGTTTATTCTTCTGGCGGCAATAGGGAGCTACGTGCTTCCCCCCGGGGTGTACGACAGGGCGAAGGACGAGCGCACGGGAAGAACGCTGGTCAACGCGGAGTCCTTCCACAGCGTGGAGCGAACGCCGGTAACGCCTTTCCAGCTCTTCAACGCCGTCCCCACCGGGATGGTGAAGGCCGCGGAAATCTCCTTCTTCATCTTTATCTGCGGCGGCGTGTTCATGATGCTCCAGTCCACGGGGGCCATCGACGCTGGTCTGAGCCGGGCCATTGTGGCCGTCAAAGGCAAGGAAAACCTGATGATTCCTGTGGTCATGCTTCTCTTTTCCATTATGGGGGCCACCATGGGAATGTCGGAGGAGGTGATGGTCTTCGTCCCCATTGGCGTGGCGCTGGCCCGGGCCGTGGGATACGACGACATCGTCGGCATGGCCATGCTTCAGATGGGGGCCGCCATAGGTTTTTCGGGAGGAATCGCCAACCCCTTTACGGTGGGCGTCGCCCAGACCATCGCGGAACTGCCCCTCTTCTCCGGCTGGCAGTTTAGAATCATCGGACATATTTTGCTCTATATCTCCGCTGTGGCCTACACCCTTCACTATGCCAAAAAGGTCAGGGCCGATCCTACGAAAAGCTATGTGTACGGGCTGGCGAAGCAGGAGGGCGACGAGCGGTCGCTGGACAACATCGTTTTCACCACGCGGCACGCCATTGTGCTGGTGATCATCGTCGGGTTCCTGGGTTACATGCTGTACGGCGTGATGAAGCTGGACTACTACATTATGGAGCTGGCGACGGTGTTTCTGGCCATGGGAATCATCGGCGGGCTTGTGGGAGGCGTGGCCCCCAGCGAACTGGCGCGAACCTTTGTCAGAGGCTGCGGCGACATCGCCTTCGGCGCGCTGGCGGTTGGGGTTTCCCGCGCCATTCTCGTCACTTTGGAGAACGGCCACATCATCGACACCATCATCCATTCCCTGGCCGCGCTGGTGGCCTCGGTGCCCCGCGGACTGTCCGCCATAGCGATGTTCCTGGTGCAGTCGGTCATCAACTTCTTCATCCCCTCCGGCTCCGGACAGGCGGCGACCACGATGCCGATCATGACGCCTTTGGCCGACCTCATCGGTCTCACCCGTCAGACGGCGGTAATGGCGTTCCACTACGGCGACGGCTTCTCCAACTCCATTATCCCCACCTCGGCGTCGATGATGGGCGTACTCGCAATGGCCAAGCTGCCCTACGAAAAGTGGGTCAAGTTCGTATGGCCCCTCATGGTGATCTGGACGCTTATCGGCTGCGTCATGTGCTACGTCGCGGCCGTGATCGAACTTGGGCCCTTCTAG